One stretch of Halichoerus grypus chromosome 8, mHalGry1.hap1.1, whole genome shotgun sequence DNA includes these proteins:
- the PIGBOS1 gene encoding protein PIGBOS1, with product MFGRLTLPQLLFASILGIAGGMYIYQPVFEQYYRDQMELKEKLKLAQESEEKKS from the coding sequence atgtTTGGGAGATTGACTCTTCCACAACTGCTTTTTGCTAGCATCCTCGGAATTGCTGGAGGGATGTATATTTATCAACCAGTATTTGAACAGTACTACCGAGATCagatggaattaaaagaaaagttgaaaTTGGCACAAGaatcagaagagaagaaaagttaA